Proteins encoded together in one uncultured Sphaerochaeta sp. window:
- the dnaJ gene encoding molecular chaperone DnaJ yields the protein MAKRDYYEVLGVGKTATLDEIKKAYRKLAIANHPDRNPGDKEAEDRFKEATEAYDVLGDEKKRKMYDQYGFAGVDGANGGGHDYSNVYRDFSDIFGGGFGGGGFEDIFSSFFGGGGGRSQGRGGQRGPEAGSSLRYDVDIDFKDAVFGTKIEVAYSHQVACDVCHGSGSEGGSGTKVCPTCNGSGQVRRNSGFFAIASACPTCGGSGHVIENPCSSCHGTGLKRKQQKVKVSIPAGVDTGSRVVLRGMGDAGPNGGPAGDLYVYINVKPHKYFVRQDYDLFCQIPISITQASLGGEIKVPTIDGNSIKVNIPSGIQSGKMLRVKGRGVTKLNTTDRGDMYIKLQVQIPKRLGMKAKKLMQELSAALGEDESPNPVPFEA from the coding sequence GTGGCGAAACGTGATTATTATGAAGTGCTTGGAGTTGGAAAGACTGCAACACTAGACGAAATTAAAAAGGCATATCGCAAACTGGCAATTGCCAACCACCCAGACCGCAATCCAGGGGACAAGGAAGCCGAGGATCGCTTCAAGGAAGCAACCGAGGCATATGATGTTCTAGGTGATGAAAAGAAACGCAAAATGTACGATCAATACGGTTTTGCGGGAGTTGATGGCGCCAATGGTGGTGGTCATGACTACTCCAATGTGTACCGTGATTTCAGCGACATTTTTGGCGGTGGATTTGGCGGCGGTGGTTTTGAGGATATTTTCAGCTCCTTCTTCGGTGGAGGTGGTGGAAGATCTCAAGGCCGGGGAGGCCAGAGAGGCCCTGAAGCAGGATCTTCACTTCGGTATGACGTGGATATCGATTTTAAGGATGCCGTTTTTGGCACGAAAATCGAAGTTGCGTACTCCCATCAGGTAGCATGTGATGTCTGTCATGGAAGTGGAAGTGAAGGCGGATCTGGAACCAAGGTTTGTCCGACCTGTAATGGTTCAGGACAGGTCAGGCGAAACAGTGGATTCTTTGCAATCGCCAGTGCCTGCCCAACCTGTGGCGGTAGTGGTCATGTCATTGAAAATCCCTGCTCATCCTGCCATGGCACTGGTTTGAAGAGAAAGCAACAGAAGGTGAAAGTCTCCATTCCTGCTGGAGTGGATACCGGTAGTAGGGTAGTACTCAGGGGAATGGGAGATGCAGGTCCTAATGGAGGCCCAGCCGGGGACTTGTATGTATACATCAATGTCAAACCCCATAAATACTTTGTCCGTCAGGACTATGATCTATTCTGCCAGATACCCATCTCTATAACGCAGGCATCTTTGGGCGGAGAGATAAAAGTTCCTACCATTGATGGTAATTCCATCAAGGTGAACATTCCTTCTGGTATCCAGAGTGGTAAAATGCTGCGAGTAAAAGGTCGGGGAGTTACCAAACTCAATACAACTGACCGGGGTGACATGTACATCAAGTTACAGGTCCAGATTCCCAAGCGATTGGGAATGAAGGCGAAGAAGTTGATGCAGGAATTAAGTGCTGCATTGGGTGAGGATGAGTCCCCCAATCCAGTTCCTTTCGAAGCGTAA
- a CDS encoding nucleotide exchange factor GrpE produces MEKKQKESKSESAQPAVDSEVKEALHTQESENQPTQEQEVQEMSEVEQKELEIVRLKEQLAAAQEEAASLKEQMLRDRADLENYRKRLLRDKEETVKFANENLIKDLLQPLDDLGRALQAAEATKDYEKVHDGVVMVNSQLYSTLEKNWGLQRIESVGKEFDPLEHEAYQMVVDDSLEHEVVLEEYVVGYKLHGRVLRPAKVKVGKPNV; encoded by the coding sequence ATGGAAAAGAAACAGAAAGAAAGCAAGTCCGAGAGTGCACAGCCTGCTGTTGATTCAGAAGTGAAAGAGGCACTTCACACACAAGAGAGTGAAAATCAGCCTACACAAGAACAAGAAGTGCAGGAAATGTCTGAAGTGGAACAGAAGGAGTTGGAAATCGTGCGATTGAAGGAACAGCTTGCTGCTGCACAGGAAGAAGCCGCCTCTTTGAAGGAGCAAATGCTTCGTGACCGTGCTGATCTTGAGAATTATAGGAAACGTCTTCTCCGGGATAAGGAAGAGACTGTGAAGTTTGCGAATGAAAACCTGATCAAGGATCTTCTTCAACCGCTGGATGACCTTGGCCGAGCCCTTCAGGCAGCAGAGGCTACAAAGGACTATGAAAAAGTGCATGATGGTGTGGTCATGGTTAATAGTCAACTTTATTCCACCCTGGAAAAAAACTGGGGCTTGCAGAGAATTGAATCTGTAGGGAAAGAGTTCGACCCACTTGAGCATGAAGCCTATCAAATGGTTGTTGATGATTCACTGGAACACGAAGTAGTGCTGGAAGAGTACGTCGTCGGATATAAATTACATGGCCGGGTACTTAGGCCTGCAAAGGTAAAAGTTGGCAAGCCAAACGTTTGA
- a CDS encoding HAD family hydrolase encodes MGYLQEKGIRVLALDIDGTLYPKRMLNVRMVRSLFPSLTLAKAFNWARKEYRRVQDLHPTSPENRAGLIHRQAQLVASQLRGNRTTDQVKAAVDKQFYQAWERSFLSIKAYPTMVETLEQVHSQGVKIAFFSDFPLAGKLQTLGIDDLVDYAYSTEESGYLKPSAKAFSFLLDRLQEDPSKVLYMGDSYTKDCRGAKQAGMHSCLITKDTHKSFPEADLVVSSWKEFASLVL; translated from the coding sequence ATGGGGTATCTGCAAGAGAAAGGTATCAGGGTTCTCGCGCTCGATATTGATGGTACGCTCTATCCGAAGAGGATGCTCAATGTAAGAATGGTTCGTTCCCTGTTTCCTTCCCTTACTCTTGCCAAGGCTTTCAACTGGGCAAGAAAGGAGTACCGTAGGGTGCAGGACCTGCACCCTACCTCTCCTGAAAATCGAGCAGGTCTCATACATCGACAGGCTCAGCTTGTTGCTTCGCAATTGAGGGGAAATCGAACAACTGATCAGGTTAAGGCCGCTGTTGATAAACAGTTCTATCAGGCTTGGGAGCGTTCTTTTTTGAGTATCAAAGCGTATCCGACTATGGTTGAGACACTTGAGCAAGTACATTCACAAGGTGTGAAGATTGCGTTTTTCAGTGATTTTCCCTTGGCTGGTAAGTTGCAGACCCTGGGTATTGATGATTTGGTAGACTATGCCTACAGTACTGAGGAAAGCGGTTATTTGAAACCAAGTGCAAAAGCCTTTTCCTTCTTGCTTGATCGCTTGCAGGAGGATCCCAGCAAAGTGCTCTATATGGGCGACAGTTACACCAAGGATTGCCGTGGTGCAAAACAGGCAGGGATGCATTCCTGCCTGATAACCAAGGATACCCACAAGAGTTTCCCTGAAGCTGACTTGGTGGTAAGCTCTTGGAAGGAGTTTGCTTCTCTGGTACTCTGA
- the rlmB gene encoding 23S rRNA (guanosine(2251)-2'-O)-methyltransferase RlmB: MGEKIIGFHAIEEGLKKASSGSVLYIARGMGGHTQDLERQARLSSKVVVKKIAKVEMDRMVSQADHRGVVLDLVSSAQELGGKVQNLSVKDFCKNLKDDDSALVLVLDEITDPQNLGAILRSADQFSVSLVVIPDRRSAHANSTVIKVSSGAAHYVPMTQVTNINREIEYLKSQGFWVYGAAMDGQAVYKTTFPNRTVLVMGNEGKGIGQLTQRLCDHMVTIPMTGHIDSLNVSVATGILLYEVRRQQATK, encoded by the coding sequence ATGGGTGAGAAAATAATTGGCTTTCATGCCATAGAAGAAGGTCTGAAAAAGGCTTCCTCAGGGTCGGTGCTCTACATCGCCAGAGGAATGGGTGGTCATACCCAAGATTTGGAACGACAAGCTCGACTGAGCTCGAAAGTTGTGGTCAAGAAGATTGCAAAGGTTGAAATGGACCGAATGGTCAGTCAGGCTGACCATCGGGGTGTTGTACTGGATCTTGTGAGTTCTGCACAGGAGTTGGGTGGCAAGGTCCAGAATCTTTCAGTAAAGGATTTTTGCAAGAATCTTAAGGATGATGACAGTGCACTGGTCCTGGTGCTTGATGAGATTACCGATCCTCAGAACCTAGGAGCCATCCTTCGCTCAGCAGATCAGTTCTCTGTATCCCTGGTTGTAATTCCTGATAGACGGAGTGCCCATGCGAACAGCACGGTCATTAAAGTCTCCTCTGGGGCGGCACACTATGTACCCATGACGCAGGTGACAAACATCAACCGTGAAATTGAGTACCTGAAGAGTCAAGGGTTCTGGGTATATGGTGCGGCTATGGATGGGCAGGCAGTATACAAGACTACATTTCCCAATAGAACCGTATTGGTAATGGGGAATGAAGGAAAGGGGATCGGGCAGCTTACCCAGCGGCTCTGCGACCATATGGTCACCATTCCTATGACCGGTCACATCGATTCCTTGAACGTTTCCGTTGCAACAGGAATACTCCTTTATGAAGTGAGAAGACAACAGGCAACGAAATAG
- the dnaK gene encoding molecular chaperone DnaK gives MGRIIGIDLGTTNSCVAVMEGNDPVVIANSEGQRTTPSVVGFTAKGDRLVGQPAKNQIVTNAENTVYSIKRFMGRKYREVPSELQKVSYKVTAGSSDEIKVEIRGESFSPQEISAAVLQKMKKTAEDYLGEPVTEAVITVPAYFNDAQRQATKDAGKIAGLDVKRIVNEPTAAALAYGLGKDANREEKIAVYDLGGGTFDISILELGDGVFEVKSTNGDTHLGGDDFDQRIIDWIVGEFKKTNGIDLAADKMALQRLRESAEKAKIELSNSTSTDINLPFITADSSGPKHLQMTLTRSKFEQLVADLIERSKLPAQNALRDAGLTAADIDEVILVGGSTRIPAVQAMVRELFKKEPHKGVNPDEVVAMGAAIQGGILGGSVKDVLLLDVTPLSLGIETLGSVCTRLIERNTTIPTRKSQIFSTAADGQTAVSIHVLQGEREMASQNRTLGKFDLVGIPAAPRGVPQIEVTFDIDANGIVHVSAKDLGTGKEQKIRIESSSGLSEDEIDKMVKEAEAHAEEDKRERARIDARNEADSLIYSTEKSLKDYGDKISSEDKATIESAVADLKGVMDNQSATAEEIKAKVEALQQASYKLAEEVYKQSAASGAEGAEGQAQDTASQESTGETKKPKDGVEDADFEVVD, from the coding sequence ATGGGAAGAATTATTGGAATTGACTTGGGGACTACCAATAGCTGCGTAGCAGTAATGGAAGGAAATGACCCCGTGGTCATCGCGAACAGCGAAGGTCAGCGGACAACCCCTAGTGTTGTTGGATTTACTGCCAAGGGAGACCGCCTGGTTGGGCAGCCTGCCAAGAACCAGATTGTTACCAATGCTGAGAATACCGTGTATTCCATCAAGCGCTTCATGGGTAGAAAGTACCGTGAAGTTCCTTCTGAACTACAGAAGGTCTCCTATAAGGTAACCGCTGGAAGTAGCGATGAAATAAAAGTTGAAATTCGCGGAGAGTCTTTCTCTCCCCAGGAAATTTCTGCAGCAGTATTGCAGAAAATGAAGAAGACAGCTGAGGACTATCTTGGTGAACCGGTTACTGAAGCCGTTATCACCGTCCCTGCATACTTCAACGATGCACAGAGACAGGCTACCAAAGATGCCGGTAAGATTGCTGGGCTTGATGTGAAGCGCATCGTAAATGAGCCCACTGCAGCTGCGTTGGCTTATGGCTTGGGCAAGGATGCTAATCGCGAGGAGAAAATTGCCGTCTACGACCTTGGTGGTGGTACATTTGATATCTCCATTCTTGAACTTGGAGATGGTGTATTTGAAGTAAAATCCACGAATGGTGATACCCACCTTGGTGGTGATGACTTTGACCAGCGAATCATTGACTGGATTGTCGGTGAGTTCAAGAAAACCAATGGGATTGACCTGGCAGCTGACAAGATGGCTTTGCAGAGACTGAGAGAGTCAGCTGAGAAAGCAAAGATTGAGCTTTCCAACTCAACCAGCACTGATATCAACTTGCCGTTCATCACCGCTGACAGCAGTGGTCCAAAACACCTGCAGATGACATTGACCCGTTCAAAGTTTGAGCAGTTGGTTGCCGACTTGATTGAACGTTCAAAGCTTCCCGCCCAGAATGCACTTCGTGATGCAGGCTTGACCGCTGCTGATATTGATGAAGTCATCCTGGTTGGTGGATCCACAAGAATTCCTGCAGTACAGGCTATGGTTCGTGAGCTGTTCAAGAAGGAGCCCCACAAGGGGGTAAACCCAGATGAAGTAGTTGCCATGGGCGCTGCCATTCAGGGTGGTATTCTTGGTGGTTCTGTGAAGGATGTGCTTTTGTTGGATGTTACCCCGCTTTCCTTGGGTATTGAAACCCTTGGTAGTGTTTGCACTCGTCTGATCGAGCGGAATACGACTATCCCAACCCGGAAGAGCCAGATCTTCAGTACTGCTGCTGATGGACAGACTGCTGTAAGCATTCATGTTCTTCAGGGTGAGCGCGAGATGGCCAGCCAGAACAGGACACTCGGAAAGTTTGACTTGGTTGGTATTCCTGCAGCCCCTCGTGGTGTGCCGCAGATTGAGGTTACCTTCGACATCGATGCCAACGGTATTGTCCATGTATCTGCAAAGGATCTGGGTACCGGCAAGGAACAGAAGATTCGTATCGAATCCTCCAGTGGCCTCAGCGAAGATGAAATCGACAAGATGGTCAAGGAAGCAGAAGCCCACGCTGAAGAGGACAAGAGAGAACGTGCTCGTATCGATGCCCGCAATGAAGCTGACAGCCTGATCTACTCCACCGAGAAGTCCCTTAAGGATTATGGTGATAAGATCAGCAGTGAGGATAAGGCTACCATCGAAAGTGCTGTTGCAGACCTTAAGGGTGTCATGGACAACCAGAGTGCAACTGCAGAAGAGATCAAGGCCAAAGTTGAAGCCTTGCAGCAAGCTTCCTATAAGCTGGCTGAAGAAGTCTATAAGCAGAGTGCAGCCTCTGGCGCTGAGGGCGCTGAAGGCCAAGCACAGGATACTGCCTCCCAGGAATCAACCGGGGAGACCAAAAAGCCCAAGGACGGCGTTGAAGATGCCGACTTTGAGGTCGTAGACTAA
- the der gene encoding ribosome biogenesis GTPase Der — translation MTDSIISPPSDTQDSPAKIPVISIVGRPNVGKSTLFNRLIGKRRAITDPTPGVTRDLIPERWYLGNHPVTLVDSGGVKVEREGFDDLVANKSLGLLSQSDAIIFMMECTAVTAEDEELLKALRPYSEKVLLVVNKVDDPKRDDLVWEYYQYGFQRVVGISAAHGLGIEDLEDTLLGMLEMVSLDEAPEEAERVKLAIMGKPNTGKSTLTNLLVGSDVSIVSDIAGTTRDVVMGTFSYKGSDFTVLDTAGIRRKSKVEEDVEYYSVNRAIKTIDEADVVLLMVDAIEGLSDQDKKIANLIVRRGKGIILVLNKIDLLTGIGNELQAIKDRIRFLFPILGFAPITSISALKGQDIGKLLDTVWGVWKQLNKRVDTSQLNEAIKEWGEAYQPPRGSMGHYKVYYGTQFSANPVKFLMFVNRIKDFPQIYVQYLKNCIRRDLGFTQIPIEVDLRERKRNPSLHERGPKKPVLEGPKTEVKRNVGGRAFAKPKGTKPGNVASVDKSRKRIEKQAKRTTGKKRG, via the coding sequence ATGACCGATTCGATCATTTCACCACCATCTGACACACAAGATTCACCGGCAAAGATTCCGGTTATCTCTATTGTAGGCCGCCCCAATGTGGGTAAGTCCACATTGTTCAATCGCTTGATCGGCAAAAGGCGAGCAATTACCGATCCGACCCCAGGGGTTACCCGTGACTTGATTCCTGAGCGCTGGTACCTTGGGAACCATCCTGTAACACTTGTTGATAGTGGTGGGGTTAAGGTAGAGCGAGAAGGATTTGATGACCTGGTCGCCAATAAGAGTTTAGGCCTTCTCTCGCAAAGTGATGCCATCATTTTTATGATGGAGTGTACTGCTGTTACGGCAGAGGACGAAGAATTACTGAAAGCACTGCGTCCATATAGTGAGAAGGTCCTGCTTGTGGTAAACAAGGTTGACGACCCCAAGCGTGATGACCTGGTCTGGGAGTACTACCAGTATGGATTCCAACGTGTGGTAGGTATATCTGCCGCTCACGGTTTGGGCATTGAAGATCTGGAAGATACCTTGCTTGGCATGCTGGAAATGGTAAGCCTTGATGAGGCCCCTGAAGAAGCAGAGCGCGTGAAGCTGGCCATTATGGGCAAGCCCAATACTGGCAAGTCCACCCTTACCAACCTCTTGGTAGGTTCAGATGTTTCAATTGTCAGTGATATTGCGGGTACTACCCGTGATGTTGTCATGGGAACTTTCTCATACAAGGGTAGTGACTTTACCGTACTTGATACTGCTGGTATCAGGCGTAAGAGCAAGGTTGAGGAAGATGTGGAATACTACTCCGTCAACCGTGCCATCAAGACCATCGATGAGGCTGATGTAGTGTTGTTGATGGTGGATGCTATCGAGGGGCTCTCAGACCAGGATAAAAAGATTGCCAACCTTATTGTACGTAGGGGCAAGGGAATTATCTTGGTATTGAATAAGATTGACTTGCTCACTGGAATCGGGAACGAGTTGCAGGCTATCAAGGACAGGATCAGGTTCCTGTTCCCCATCCTCGGCTTTGCTCCCATCACGTCAATCAGCGCTCTCAAAGGGCAGGATATTGGCAAGCTACTCGATACAGTATGGGGGGTATGGAAACAGCTCAACAAGCGTGTTGACACTTCTCAGCTGAACGAAGCGATCAAGGAGTGGGGAGAGGCCTATCAGCCTCCACGAGGAAGCATGGGGCATTACAAAGTCTATTACGGTACCCAGTTCAGTGCCAACCCAGTGAAGTTCCTTATGTTCGTCAACCGAATCAAGGACTTCCCACAGATCTATGTCCAGTACTTGAAGAATTGTATTCGCCGAGATCTGGGATTCACCCAGATTCCTATTGAAGTAGATCTCCGTGAACGTAAGCGAAATCCCTCCTTGCATGAAAGAGGACCCAAAAAGCCAGTATTGGAAGGTCCAAAGACCGAGGTGAAGCGTAATGTTGGTGGAAGAGCATTTGCCAAACCAAAAGGGACCAAGCCAGGCAACGTTGCTTCAGTTGACAAGTCACGTAAACGAATTGAAAAACAGGCAAAGCGTACCACCGGCAAGAAACGAGGTTGA